A DNA window from Chloroflexi bacterium ADurb.Bin180 contains the following coding sequences:
- the dnaN gene encoding DNA polymerase III subunit beta, with amino-acid sequence MRFSCLQENLAKGVATVGRAVATRSTLPVLSNILLATDEGRLKLTATNLEVGINCWIGAKVEEDGATTVPARLLADFVNSLPPERIDVQLITRTQTLSLKCANYEANIKGIDAQEFPLIMALGDDMAVSIEPQTLREMINQVAFAAAMDESRPVLAGVQAELAGSRLTMAAADGFRLSVRSAELSAPAPVATTVVIPARALQEVARLCADEENPVKMSIAANKSQVYFHMTNVDLVSQLVEGNFPEYRLIIPKSHATRTVVDSAALLQAIKIASYFARDSSNIVRLKIASGEGGSGAKLTVLASSAELGDNVTEMDAEVEGGGIEIAFNARYLLDVFSVIAAPRVALETSNPQSPGVIHPAGDDRFIHVIMPMNIGR; translated from the coding sequence ATGAGGTTTTCTTGTCTGCAGGAGAACCTGGCCAAAGGCGTGGCCACCGTTGGACGTGCTGTGGCAACGCGCAGCACGCTGCCTGTGCTCTCCAATATCCTCCTGGCCACGGACGAAGGCAGACTCAAACTGACCGCCACGAACCTTGAAGTAGGCATCAATTGCTGGATTGGGGCGAAGGTGGAGGAAGACGGTGCCACGACCGTGCCGGCCCGGCTGCTGGCTGATTTCGTGAACTCGCTTCCTCCCGAGCGCATCGACGTGCAGCTGATCACTCGCACGCAAACACTCAGCCTCAAGTGCGCCAACTATGAGGCGAATATCAAAGGCATTGATGCCCAGGAATTCCCGTTGATTATGGCCCTGGGTGACGACATGGCGGTGAGCATCGAGCCACAGACTCTCCGCGAGATGATCAATCAGGTAGCTTTCGCCGCGGCGATGGATGAGAGCCGCCCGGTGCTGGCAGGGGTGCAGGCCGAACTCGCTGGTTCTCGCCTGACGATGGCCGCCGCGGATGGCTTTCGACTCTCAGTGCGGAGCGCCGAGCTGAGCGCACCAGCGCCCGTTGCGACCACGGTGGTTATCCCCGCCCGTGCGCTGCAAGAAGTAGCCCGTCTGTGCGCCGACGAAGAAAACCCGGTCAAGATGTCCATTGCGGCCAACAAGAGCCAGGTCTATTTCCATATGACCAATGTTGATCTGGTCTCGCAGTTGGTCGAGGGCAATTTCCCGGAATACAGGTTGATTATTCCCAAAAGCCATGCTACGAGGACGGTGGTCGATTCGGCCGCCCTGCTTCAGGCAATCAAAATCGCCTCGTACTTTGCCCGCGACTCGTCCAACATCGTGCGGCTCAAGATCGCGTCCGGTGAGGGAGGAAGCGGTGCCAAGTTGACGGTCTTGGCCAGCAGCGCCGAGCTGGGTGACAACGTTACCGAGATGGATGCTGAGGTTGAGGGTGGGGGGATCGAGATCGCCTTCAACGCCAGGTACCTGCTGGACGTATTCAGCGTGATCGCCGCGCCCAGGGTGGCCCTTGAGACCTCGAACCCGCAGAGTCCGGGGGTGATTCACCCGGCTGGCGATGACCGATTCATCCACGTCATCATGCCGATGAATATTGGCCGTTAA
- the bglA_2 gene encoding Beta-glucosidase A: protein MAPDGEALLRFPEGFLWGSATAAHQVEGQPAQSDWWTWEQIPGKIRDGNTAERACEWWAGRYAQDLDLAQSMGHNALRLSVDWARIEPRDGQWDESAIERYREILRALRSRGIEPMVTLFHFVSPLWLADKGGWTDEATIRRFEKFTERVVESLGDLVNLWCTINEPNVYATYSYLLGIWPPEKHSFTTTFRVICNQLVAHALAYRAIHRLQPEARVGLAQHLHLFDPWRPDSALDRAVARAQDYLFNELVLSAPADGILRPPLAMNVKVPELVDSQDYVGLNYYSRDMVAFDLRQPGMLFGRRFAMPGAEYSMDGWGEIYPEGLYRLLKRLERYGKPIYVTETGLPDNDDSKRPRFLVTHLAAMHRAIAQGVPVKGVYFWSLVDNFEWKEGFAARFGLIALDITTGQRTLTASGRLFGEIVRAGGITEAMLHRYANELVEKTPA from the coding sequence ATGGCACCTGACGGCGAAGCACTGCTGCGCTTTCCGGAGGGCTTTCTGTGGGGTTCTGCCACCGCAGCCCACCAGGTGGAGGGACAGCCAGCACAGAGCGATTGGTGGACCTGGGAGCAAATCCCTGGCAAGATTCGCGATGGCAACACCGCCGAGCGGGCCTGTGAGTGGTGGGCGGGCCGCTATGCCCAGGATCTCGACCTCGCGCAGTCTATGGGGCACAATGCCCTGCGGCTCTCGGTGGACTGGGCCCGCATCGAACCGCGAGACGGTCAGTGGGATGAGTCAGCCATCGAGCGTTACCGTGAAATCCTGCGCGCACTGCGCAGCCGCGGCATCGAGCCAATGGTCACCCTGTTCCACTTTGTCTCGCCGCTGTGGCTGGCCGACAAAGGCGGCTGGACCGATGAAGCAACGATTCGCCGCTTTGAAAAGTTCACCGAGCGAGTAGTCGAGTCACTGGGCGACCTGGTCAATCTCTGGTGCACGATCAACGAGCCCAACGTCTATGCTACCTACTCCTACCTTCTGGGTATTTGGCCGCCGGAGAAGCACAGTTTTACGACTACTTTCCGCGTCATCTGCAATCAACTCGTGGCCCACGCTTTGGCTTACCGCGCAATTCACCGACTCCAGCCAGAGGCGAGGGTAGGTCTGGCGCAGCACCTGCATCTCTTTGATCCATGGCGGCCGGATTCGGCTCTGGACCGTGCGGTGGCTCGCGCTCAGGATTACCTGTTCAACGAACTCGTTCTCAGTGCCCCGGCCGACGGCATCCTGCGCCCGCCGCTGGCAATGAACGTCAAGGTCCCCGAGCTGGTCGACTCTCAGGACTATGTCGGGTTGAACTACTACTCCCGCGACATGGTTGCCTTTGATCTGCGCCAGCCGGGGATGCTCTTCGGCCGCCGTTTCGCTATGCCTGGCGCCGAGTACAGTATGGATGGCTGGGGCGAGATCTATCCCGAGGGTCTGTACCGACTGCTCAAGCGGCTGGAGCGCTACGGCAAGCCCATCTACGTCACCGAGACGGGCCTCCCGGACAACGATGACAGCAAGCGCCCCCGGTTCCTGGTCACCCACCTTGCAGCGATGCATCGCGCCATCGCCCAAGGGGTGCCCGTTAAGGGGGTGTACTTCTGGTCTCTGGTGGACAACTTCGAGTGGAAGGAGGGCTTTGCGGCTCGCTTTGGCCTGATTGCCCTCGATATCACCACCGGACAGCGCACGCTTACCGCCAGTGGCCGACTGTTTGGGGAGATTGTCCGCGCTGGCGGCATCACCGAGGCCATGCTGCACAGGTACGCCAACGAACTAGTCGAAAAGACCCCCGCCTGA
- the asnS_2 gene encoding Asparagine--tRNA ligase, whose product MPKWVYVKDIAAAVGQQVTLKGWLYDHTDKGKLQFLLVRDGTGVIQCVASQKDLSPEAFAAAQAAAQESSLIVTGTVRADSRAPGGFELSLSNVEIVQLAKDYPITPKDHGIEFLMQHRHLWIRSARQNAILRIRAEITRAVRDWLDSNGFVNVDTPILTPSSCEDSTTLFETTYFDDKAYLTQSGQLYNEATIGSFGKVYCFAPTFRAEKSKTRRHLTEFWMVEPEMAYVDLDGCMEVEEQFVSYIVQTVLKNRAAELRTLERDVSRLEKVLTPFPRITYDDAVDLLNQKGLPFKWGDDFGAPHETVIGESFDRPVFVHHYPTAFKAFYMEETPGRPETCLSVDLLASEGYGEIIGGGQRTASLELLEKRIKQHKLTRSAYEWYLDLRRYGSVPHSGFGLGIERTVAWICGISHIRETIAFPRMLEKIYP is encoded by the coding sequence ATGCCAAAATGGGTCTATGTCAAAGACATTGCCGCGGCAGTGGGTCAGCAGGTAACGCTCAAGGGCTGGCTGTACGATCACACGGACAAGGGCAAGCTGCAGTTCTTGCTGGTCCGCGACGGGACGGGAGTGATCCAATGCGTGGCTTCGCAGAAGGATCTCTCGCCGGAGGCCTTTGCTGCGGCCCAGGCGGCAGCGCAAGAGTCATCCCTCATCGTTACCGGCACTGTCCGCGCCGACAGCCGCGCTCCCGGTGGTTTCGAGTTGTCACTGAGCAACGTCGAGATCGTTCAGCTCGCCAAGGACTATCCGATCACTCCGAAGGACCACGGGATCGAGTTCTTGATGCAGCACCGCCACCTGTGGATCCGCTCCGCCCGCCAGAACGCCATCCTGCGCATTCGCGCCGAGATCACCAGGGCGGTGCGGGATTGGCTCGACAGCAATGGATTCGTCAACGTTGATACGCCAATTCTCACCCCCTCCTCCTGCGAGGACAGCACGACGCTCTTTGAGACTACCTACTTTGACGACAAGGCCTACCTCACGCAGAGCGGCCAGCTCTACAACGAGGCGACGATCGGCTCTTTCGGCAAGGTCTACTGCTTTGCGCCAACATTCCGTGCGGAAAAGTCCAAGACGCGCCGTCATCTCACCGAGTTCTGGATGGTAGAGCCAGAGATGGCCTATGTCGACCTCGACGGTTGTATGGAGGTGGAAGAGCAATTCGTGAGCTACATCGTGCAGACGGTCCTCAAGAACCGCGCTGCCGAGCTGCGAACACTGGAGCGGGATGTGTCCCGTCTGGAAAAGGTGCTCACTCCCTTCCCACGAATCACCTATGATGATGCGGTGGACCTGCTAAACCAGAAGGGGCTGCCCTTCAAGTGGGGCGATGACTTTGGCGCGCCGCACGAGACGGTCATCGGCGAGAGCTTTGACCGGCCCGTGTTTGTGCATCACTACCCCACCGCGTTCAAGGCCTTTTACATGGAGGAGACGCCTGGTCGCCCCGAAACCTGCCTCTCGGTGGACCTGTTGGCGTCGGAAGGGTATGGAGAAATCATCGGCGGAGGCCAGCGCACGGCCAGCCTGGAGCTGCTGGAAAAACGCATCAAGCAGCACAAGCTAACTCGCTCCGCCTACGAGTGGTACCTGGATCTGCGCCGCTATGGTTCGGTGCCCCACTCCGGGTTCGGCCTGGGCATCGAGCGCACGGTTGCCTGGATCTGTGGCATCTCCCATATCCGCGAGACCATCGCCTTCCCGCGAATGCTCGAAAAGATTTACCCCTAG